The sequence TCAAGGCATGAACCAGAGAAGCAAGAACATGGGCTATTCCATGATGTTTGGAAACATGGCCCACTTACATTCTACCATTCTCCTACTTCTTTCCTTGGCTTGCACTGTCTCCTACATGCAGTACGCTCTGCTGCTATGATGTGCTCACAAGCCAAACACCACTGCCAAACACCACCAGGGATCTACTCCCTCTCCGCTGCTCCCATCACAGGGCAGGAAGTTCTCCGTACTCCGGGAAAACCTTCTGTGCACAAGAGTGAGATTTTGGTCACCCTACCTGCATCCAAGACCCGCAGGAGCTATTCCTTGCTGCTCCTTCCTTTCCATGCACTTTCCTCAATAAAAGCCTCAAGCCTGCCAGCCTGACACAactcctcttcccttcttcccacTTCCCTCACCACAAGGCCAAAGCTCAAGAGGTCATCGGGATAGATCAAAAAGGGCAAAAACACCTTAAAATATATCACCCAAGAACTTAAAATATATCACCCAAGTGACCAAACACGGGATTCATCATGCTAAGGCTCTTCTCCCCATGCCTTCTGAAACCATTTCCCCTCATTAGCACACCCTACCACTGCTTTCTTCTCTACTATGATCCTACACTGTCACAACAAACACTATCTCAGAATGATATAGTCAGGAAGGACATCTTGACACCGGGTAGGGCAACAGCTGTGGTCAAGAACGGTCAGCAGGCTGTCCAGGACCATGTGCAGTGGCATGCTGCCTCTTTTCAGACCACCCCACTGTTTGTTTGTGTAACCTGTACTTGTCAGCTTCTCTGCGAGCGTGTCACGGGAGCAAGCATCAAAGTCTTTCCTAAAGGTAAAGTAAGCAACAGCTGTTGCTCTCCCCTTGTGTACCCAGCAGGTCACTTCAATGTAGAAGACACTGAGAAGGCTCCAGTATAATCTGCTCCTCATagatccatgctgactactccccAGCTCTTTCTTATCATTCATGTGCTTGTGGTGTGCTTTCCAGGAGGATTTCTTTCAGAACCTTCCCAGTGATGCATGACAGACCGAACAGCCTGCAGAGTCCCAggccttccttctcctgcttcttgAACATAGGAGTCGGGTGAGTTTCATCGAGTTTCCAGGTCCTGTCCCAGTTGCCATAACCTTTCAAAGATAATTGAAAATGGCCTTGTACAGACATCAGCCAGAACCCTCACCTTCCTTGGGTGCAGCCCATCAGATCCTGATTACTTCTGCATATCCAGATGCACAACCTACCCATCTGCCTCTGCAAGAAGCTCTGCTCACCTGAGAGACAGCCTGCAAAACACTCACCTCAGCTGCCCTCAGGCAGGCCTTGCCATCATTCCTCCCTTTGCAATGCAAACACCAGCGCAAGGTCTACTAATCTAGATGCCTCCAGCTCCCCTCTGAAATATCCAAATCCTCTTTCTGACCATCAAACACGGGGCAGAAAAATAGCTGTCACCTTGACACTCACCCTAAAGAAGACCCCCAACACCTGGGTCCCCAGCTAGCCCTTCCCCACAGTTCCACTCCCTCAGCCCCTCATGAGTCTCAAGCTATCTTGCTTGCATCCCCAATCAACCCAAGGGGCCCCTATCAAGCAGTGTGTTGGGCCAAAGCCTAGCCTGGGAACATGCTGGCATCAGCAAAGGGAAGTGCTACGGAGTGGCCAAAGCAAGTCTTTGAGAAGAATGGCAGGACTGCTGACATCAAAGGGCTTGCGAGCTCAGTACCAGGCCGCAGGGGACAACAGCCTGCTCTCACAAACagccctctcctgcctgcttgGGCAGCCACCCACAGGGATGGCCCCAGGTTTGCACAAGACAAAGCAGGCAGCTTCCTTTCTCCCACCTACAACCTTCCAAGCACCATGGCCACCAAGCCACTGATACAGTACACCCAACAGGAAAGACAAGGGTAAAGACTGGCTTAGCAAGTTGTTAgaaaggcagggaggcagcaaaTGCAATGgaatcacggaatcacagaatagaCCAAGTTGTGAGGGACCCACAAGGAACATTGCGTCCAAcacctggctccacacaggactacccaaaaatcaaactgcaTTTCTGAGAGTATTGtcttgtgctgcagcaggcttgATGCTGTGATGGTTTCCATGGGGAACCTGCACAACCACCCTCTCAGGAAATAGGCTTTCCCTAATATCCAAGCTGAACCTGCCCTGACACAGCTTCTTCAGGCTGTTCCCTCAGGCCCCACTGCTGCTCACCAGACAGAAGAGATCAGCGCCTGTCCTCCGctgcccttgtgaggaagctgtaagCTCTGGTCAGGTCTCCTCCTATCTGGGCTCAACAAACCAAGGGGCtacagccactcctcatacatcctGCCCTCTAAacccttcaccatctctgtAGTTCTCCTTTTGACAATGTCTAAGAGTTTTGTGTCGTTAGATTGCGGTGACCAATTCTGTACACAGCATTTGAGGGAAGGCCGCACCAGTGCGcagtagagtgggacaatcacttcctttgACAAGCTaacaatgctgtgcttgatgtaACCCAGGAAACGGGGGAACTTTGGGCTGCCAGGGCACCCTGTTGACTCTCAGTCCacttgctgtcaaccagaaCTCCCATGTCCTTTCATGCTGGGCCgttctccagcctctcctcccccagTCTGGACATAGatccagggttgccctgtctCAGATGGGGAATTCGCCAGTTGcccttgttaaatttcatgctGTTGCTCATAGCCCGGCCCTCTAATTTCTCAACATCTATGTGCCAAGGCTTCTCTGCCCAAAATGGAGCCCTCAGGAACCCCCATAGTGACTCCCTGCCAGGCACAGGTAACCCCATTTACAACTACACTTTGAGTCTGACCAATCAGCCAACTGCTCAACCATCACATTAGGTATTAGTCTAGCTTTATGCCTGactttgtccagaaggatattCTGAGGAACTTAATCAAATCTCTGCTGAACTCCTAAGAGATTACACCTACTGATGGCTACACATTATAAATGAGAGGGGTAACATCATCATAAATAAGTattcctgtgcctcatgcccAGCACATCTGGGAAGCCCAGACCAGCCTGCTGTATGGCTATGCCAGCAAATAGGGCCCCGTCCTCACAACAATGCAGCCGCAAACCGCACCAAACGAGTGACACGCCATGACCTCACTTCATGACACCCCACCTCTCCCATGCTTTGGCCACGTCTGCTGACTGCCCTCAAATGCACTCTCCATGCAAATCCATCCAAAGAGCCACTCTCACTTAAATGATGCCGCCAAGGCCAAATAGACATGTCCTCaacaggaggaaatgaaaagggTGCGTTGTGGGAAGGACACCACACCTCACCTCATTACTTGCCAGGCTTTGGCATTTCAGAGCAGCTACGCCAAATGCTGTCATGCGCAAAGGGTTTCTTGCCCCGCGGGCACTCATGGACCAGCATAAAAGCCGGCCCTGCACCTCGCACCCTCACACACTCCACCAGACGCCTTCTCCCCTGCGACCAACAAGGTGAGCCTGAACCCTGGCCCCATCCTTCACCCACCCCACCGGCCCTATCTCTCCACTTACCCTCTGCCTCCACACTTAGCAGCCCTTCCACCTCCCCAACACCATGCTCCCCACAAACACAGgtctcccctctctcttggccttccccaccaccactcCTCACGCCCCCAACACTCTCCGCCTTCCCAATACCCTCTCTTCCAGGGACCCTCCACAAcacagacatgtcctgctacgaCATCTGCCGCCCCTGCGGACCCACCCCGCTGGCtaacagctgcaacgagccctgtgtcaggcagtgcgAGGACTCCCGCGTCGtcatccagcctcctgctgtgctggtcaccctgccaggatccatcctcagctccttcccccagaacaccgCCGTTGGATCCTCCGCATCAGCTGCCGTGGGCAGCAACCTCAGCGCCCAGGGAGTGCCCATCTCCTCCGGAGGCTTTGGAGGCTTTGGCCTTGGAGGCCTGGGCTGCATCTCAGGTGGAAGAGCCTGCTACCCCTGCTAAGGACCCATGCCAACACCGCTGACAGAAGACTGCAACACCATGCAAGCCAGAACTCCGACTGAGGATTCACCTCTGCACTGTTCGAGGCACATGGGCTCACCAGCCACGGCTCTTCTTCTCATGGCACTCCACACTCTAGCAGGGAAGGGGGCCAGTCCGTGCTGCCTGGACACATGGCTCACGGACAGCCCATCCTCTCTCATTTCCTTCTACTCCTACCACCATCTTCCATGTCCACTACTCTCCCCTGCAATGGCTTGCTCACAGCCACAAACCTACCCAGCACCTTCCATGTGTTGATTCTATTGCAGTGGAGGAAGACCTTGGGGCTCTGGGAAAATCTGTTGTACCATGGGACACAGCCTGATGGTTGCACTACTTGCACAACAGAACAGGTCCATTCTGCTCTCATACCTTTGCACTCTTTTTCCACAATAAAGTTCTTGTGCATGTCAGCCTGTGAtgtctcctcttcctttctgctcccAACACTCCTTCTAATTCACTCAACATTAAGCAGGGCTCGGCAGGCGAGCAGGGCCCAAGTCTGTTGTTGTTCAAGGAGCTTCTTGACAGCACTCATGCATATagcattgttttaaaacaagaagaGTCATAGATTTGACAGAAGGACCACATAGCATAAAATGCATTGGCTGGATGAGCACATTCAAGGAGAAGCAGACAACATCCCTATGCCCAGGTAAAGACCAGGGTGGAGTGTTATCTCACAGGAgtctgtcctgggaccagtTTTATTTCACCTCCTCATCCCTGACATACATGGTGGGATTGAGCGGGCCCTCGGCAAGTTTGTGCATGGCACCAAGCTCAGTGGGGTGGCCGACACCTTAGAGGAAAAAGGGATGCCACCTGGaaggaccttgacaggcttaGCAGGTGGGCCCAAGGAAACTTCAAGGATTTCAACAAGGCTGATTGCAAGGTCCTGCATTTGGGTTGAGACAATCCCCAGCATGAATACAGCCTAAGCAACAAATGGATTAAGAGCAACCTATCAGAAAATGACTTGGGGGTACTTGTGGAGAAACATCTTAACATGAGCCAGCGATGTACACtcacagcccagaaagccagccgTTGCCTGGGCTGCACCAATAGAAGTGCAGCTAACACACAGAGGGATGCgattctccctctctactctgtGTTTTTCCAACCCCACCTGGAAGACTTTGTTGAGTGCCTGGGCCCCCAGCATAAGACAGATCTGGACCTGTTAGAGCATGagatgatcagagagctggagcacctctcctacaaacacaggctgagagagccagGCTAggtcagcctggggaagagaaggctccaagaGATGGTATACAGACTGTGTAGTACATAGAGCAGGCTACGGAAAGGTGGGGAGGAACACTTTATCAGGGTGTGTAGTGATATGACAAGTATTAACAGCTTGAAGCTAAAAGaaagtagatttagattagatataaggaagaaattctttactctgaggatGGTGAACTAACCCAAacaagctgtggatgcctcaccCCTTGGAAGTGTTTGAGGCCAacttggatggggctttgggcatcCTGATCCACTGGAAAGAACACCTGCCCATGGCAGATGGTTGGAGCTACATGATCCTTaacatcccttccaacccaaaacactCAATCATTTGATGATTCCGTCTGCTTTAATGCTCAGGTTGCCTTGTATGTTCTCAGGACTTGGACTCGCAAAGCCTCATGGGTCTAGATCGTCTACAGTTATAGGAGTGTATAAAAAGGGACACAAGAGCTCTCCTACCAACTATGTCACTGACAACAGCAGCaatgggctgctgctgttcatCTGGCATGTGACACAAGCCCTTCACTTGCCCAACCAAAGGTCTGGGCTAGCTAAGGCCTTCTGCATGGGTCAGAAGTCAGCACACACTGAGTAACTCTTTTCCATCAGGATTTTCTGGCCACCACCCCTGACAAATACCATCAAGACACTGCAATCAGTGTCATGGAATGAGGGTTGCACCTCTGGGATGAGGCTGGATCTAGGGCTCACCAAATCCTCAACCCCAGCTCATTCTCAAAGAATCCTGTACTTTCTCAGTTTCTGAATGGCCATGTCATTGGAGGGAGCATCAAAGCCTTTACTAAAGGCAACATAAGCAACAGCTGCTGATCTTCCCTCATCTACCAGGAGAGTTATTTCAATGTGGAAGACACTGAGAAGGCCCAGGCATGACTTCAGTTCTCTAACTCCATGCTCAATACTCCCCTTCACGTTCTTCTCCTTTGTGTGCTCGGCAATGCTTCCCAAGAAGATTTCCATCCGCACTTTCCCAGAGACTGATGGCAGGCCAACCAGCCTGCAgttccccacaccttccttctccatcttgTTCAACATAGAAGTGGGATGAGTCTCTTGCAGTCTTCAGGAACCCGATCACCATcaactttcaaagaaaactgaaagtctTGTGAAGATATCAGCCAGGactctgtggtggtttttccGCGCTAGGTAGCTAAaaaccacaactgctctctcactccccctccttggatgaggaggggaagaactGAAGAACAACTCACTAgtagagataaaaataatttaattaaagggaaaagctaatgataattaatattaaggaaagattattattaactaaacaatttaactaaagaaaaaaaaaaaaaggaaaggagaaatgggaggaggaaagggaaaataaataaataaataaataaataaataaataaataaataaaggctttgtggcagtgcagaggaaagaaattactctctacttccctctaatgagtgatgcttgaccacatccttgaagcagggcctcaccttgaagcagggcctcaacgcacgtagccggtgtttgggaggaggactgaagttttcacaatgagagcccaaCAATCCgctctttttcctgtttccatttttattgctgagtgtgacatcatatggtatggaatatcccttaGCCTCGTTtaagtcagctgccctggtgatgtttctcttctcaattttttgcccaccccctaggagggttacAGAGAGTCCTgatgtgccagcactgctccgCCGTAGACAcagcactggtgtgataacactgctgttctagctacaactgcagagcacagcactgtatgggctgctgcagggaaagctaacatcccagccagacacaGTACAGACTCTCAGCATTTGTGGGTGCAACCTGACAGGTCCTGTGCACTTCAGTACATCCAGTGGCACAGCTTCTCCGTCTTCCTCGGCAATGTGCACTACTCACCTGAGAGACAGCCCACAAAACACTCACCTTGGCTAACCAGTGAAAGGCCTTGATGTTCACTCACCCTTTGCAGGTTTAGCTCGCATGCCTCCAGTTTCCATCTGAAATGTCCAAatcatctttcagaaaattaaacacTGGGCAGAGAAATAGGTTTCCCCCTTGACACAAATCCCAAACATCATCTCCAATAAAATGATGGCTACCAGCTGGCCCTTTCTCATAGTCCAtcttctcctctgcctttcaTGAACCTCAGGGCCGCTCACAGACCACACCACCCAGCCCAAGAAATCCCATCAAGCAAAGTGTCAAGCCTTGTCTTCTCTTGGGCCTTCAGATgtggaagaaaaggggaaacatGGAAAATTCGGAAAACACGGCCAGGGTTGGACCTACTcacctccccttccttcttttcgTAGCACCCGCTTCTATGCCCAATGCTGTCCACTGCAATAACTTGCTGACAGCCACAAAGTCCAATATGGCTGGGCCACACCACATGAATGCCACACAAAGACCTCACTCAAGACACTACACCTCTACCAGTCTTTCGACACATCACCTACCTGCCCTCCCATGCCACTTTCAGAGAAAGGCTCCAGCCTCTAATTCTGTCACTTTGAAGGTAACGCCAGGATCTAACACCATGTCCaaacaggaggaaatgaaaaCGTCAAGTTGTGGGAAGGACACCACACCCCACCTCTTTACATGCCAGGCTTTGGCATGCAAGAGCAGCTCACGCCAAATGTTGTCATGCGCAGAGGCTCTCTCACCCTGCGGGCACTCAAGGACCAGCATAAAAGCCGGCCCTGCACCTCGCTCCCTCACACACTCCTTTCAACACCTTCTCCTCTGCGACCAAGGTGAGCCTCAATCCCAATCCCCTCCTTCACCCGCCCCATCGAAACCGTCTCTCCACAGGTGCTATGCCCCTAAACCCAGCAGGAATACCACCTCCCCTACGACCATGCTCCCCACACAAACAGGCCTCCCTATTCTCCTTGCCTACCTAGGCACCACTCCTCACACCACCAACACCCTACACATTCCCAACAGCCTCTCTTCCAGGCACCCTCCACACcacagacatgtcctgctacgaCATCTGCCGCCCCTGCGGACCCACCCCGCTGGCtaacagctgcaacgagccctgtgtcaggcagtgcgAGGACTCCCACGTCGCCATCCAGCCTTCCACTGTGGTGGTCACCCTGCCAggacccatcctcagctccttcccccagaacaccgCCGTTGGATCCTCCGCATCAGCTGCCGTGGGCAGCAACCTCAGCACCCAGGGAGTGCCCATCTCCTCTGGGGGATTCGGAGGCTTTGGCCTTGGAGGCTATGGCTTGGGAGGCCTGGGCTGCTTCTCTGGCAGAAGAGCCTGCTACCCCTGCTAAGGACCCACACCAACACCCCTGACAGCAGCTAACAATGCCCTGCAGCCAACTTCATGGACTGAGGATGCTCTGATCAACGTGCTCTGGGAGTACCTTCCACACAAAATGCACAGCTGCTGATGGTCACTGTGCCTGCATCTCTGACCAGGGCCCTGCTGCTTGTGCTCCTTCCTTTTCACGAGTCTTCCTCAATAAAGTTCTAATGCATGCCAGTCTGACACTCCTCCTTTCTTCACACAACAATCTTCATCCAATGGAACCTGGACGGGCTGGAGAAGCAGGCCCATgtgaactgcatgaggttcaacaagtccatgTACTGAACgtgggtcagggc comes from Aythya fuligula isolate bAytFul2 chromosome 2, bAytFul2.pri, whole genome shotgun sequence and encodes:
- the LOC116486861 gene encoding feather keratin 1-like, whose amino-acid sequence is MSCYDICRPCGPTPLANSCNEPCVRQCEDSHVAIQPSTVVVTLPGPILSSFPQNTAVGSSASAAVGSNLSTQGVPISSGGFGGFGLGGYGLGGLGCFSGRRACYPC